Proteins encoded within one genomic window of Edaphobacter lichenicola:
- a CDS encoding ThiF family adenylyltransferase — translation MMSKHPAPPFEEPAKSIHIGTPAAAQSSKPPKTTPKTVTTIPSTPNRAISHPVILDTDRYSRQILFPGIGATGQQLLASAHVAIIGIGATGAATASLLARAGVGTLTLIDRDFVEPSNLQRQILFDEADARDSLPKAEAARRKIALFNSDVTVHSHIADLVPANIHELLAPAHLVLDATDNFETRYLLNDYCVQQSKPWIYAAAIGAYAATMNILPRRMQAGTENGEPATENYAPTACLACIFPKPPTGPVETCDTAGILSTAVNLAASIQTTEALKLLTNQPHLMRRTLLSHDLWSNERTEISTARPNPSCTVCGQRLFTHLAGEGRPHITLCGRNSVQIHEHHRPVDFAAMRNRLAPHADIHNLRFNDLLLRFQRGPHTFTLFPDGRALIQGTTDITLARSLYARFIGS, via the coding sequence ATCATGTCAAAGCATCCAGCCCCTCCCTTCGAAGAACCGGCCAAGAGCATCCACATCGGCACCCCCGCCGCCGCACAATCCTCCAAGCCCCCCAAGACGACCCCTAAAACTGTCACCACCATTCCCTCCACTCCCAATCGCGCCATCTCACATCCCGTCATCCTCGATACGGACCGCTACTCCCGCCAGATTCTCTTCCCCGGCATCGGAGCCACCGGCCAGCAACTTCTAGCCTCCGCCCACGTCGCCATCATCGGCATCGGAGCCACCGGAGCCGCCACCGCCTCCCTCCTCGCCCGCGCCGGCGTCGGCACCCTCACCCTCATCGACCGCGACTTCGTCGAGCCCTCCAACCTCCAGCGCCAGATCCTCTTCGATGAGGCCGACGCCCGCGACTCCCTCCCCAAGGCCGAAGCCGCCCGACGCAAGATCGCCCTCTTCAACTCCGACGTCACCGTCCACTCGCACATCGCCGACCTCGTCCCCGCCAACATCCACGAACTCCTCGCCCCCGCTCACCTCGTCCTCGACGCCACCGACAACTTCGAGACCCGCTACCTCCTCAACGACTACTGCGTCCAGCAATCCAAACCCTGGATCTACGCCGCCGCCATCGGCGCCTATGCCGCCACCATGAACATCCTCCCGCGTCGAATGCAAGCCGGGACTGAAAACGGTGAACCGGCAACGGAGAACTACGCCCCCACCGCCTGCCTCGCCTGCATCTTCCCCAAGCCACCCACCGGCCCGGTAGAGACCTGCGACACCGCCGGCATCCTCTCCACCGCCGTCAACCTCGCCGCCTCCATCCAAACCACAGAGGCCCTCAAGCTCCTCACCAACCAGCCCCATCTCATGCGCCGCACCCTCCTCTCCCACGACCTCTGGTCTAACGAGCGCACCGAGATCAGCACCGCCCGCCCCAACCCCTCCTGCACCGTCTGCGGCCAACGCCTCTTCACCCACCTTGCCGGCGAAGGCCGCCCTCACATCACTCTCTGCGGCCGCAACTCCGTCCAGATTCACGAGCACCACCGCCCCGTCGACTTCGCAGCCATGCGCAACCGGCTCGCGCCCCACGCCGACATCCACAACCTCCGCTTCAACGACCTCCTCCTCCGCTTCCAACGCGGCCCTCACACCTTCACCCTCTTCCCAGACGGCCGCGCCCTCATCCAGGGCACCACCGACATCACCCTCGCACGCTCTCTCTACGCCCGTTTCATCGGCTCCTGA
- a CDS encoding GIY-YIG nuclease family protein yields the protein MVEQAYVYILSSTFQKLYIGITTQIALRTSQHKAGSYESSFTSKYKIEKLVYFERYTEVTAAIAREKQLKRWSRIKKIRLIVAQNPTWKDLSEEWGKPVAPFTEPAP from the coding sequence ATGGTCGAGCAAGCCTACGTGTACATCCTCTCCAGCACCTTTCAAAAACTCTACATAGGCATAACGACCCAAATCGCACTCCGTACCAGCCAACACAAAGCAGGGAGTTACGAAAGCAGCTTTACCTCGAAGTACAAGATCGAAAAGCTCGTCTATTTCGAGCGGTACACTGAAGTCACTGCCGCCATCGCGCGGGAGAAGCAGCTTAAACGCTGGTCTCGCATCAAGAAGATCCGCCTGATTGTCGCGCAAAATCCGACCTGGAAAGATTTGAGCGAAGAATGGGGCAAACCCGTCGCACCCTTCACAGAACCAGCTCCATAA
- a CDS encoding shikimate kinase, translating into MTSTESQTESQTQIKTQTETMTQAPAHLKRLVLTGFMGAGKSTIGRLLAARIGWNFLDLDAHLEARTNATIPQLFEQQGEARFRRLESTALASALGYSNIVLALGGGTPEDLTNRLLLEQTPATFTIFLDAPFPTLFDRCMLQDIARPVLEDPAAAQLRFERRHPLYRRMAALTIPTADQTPAQTVEALLLALPPSKAPSSRL; encoded by the coding sequence ATGACGTCCACCGAATCCCAAACCGAATCCCAGACCCAAATCAAGACCCAGACCGAAACCATGACCCAGGCCCCAGCCCACCTCAAACGTCTCGTCCTCACCGGCTTCATGGGCGCAGGCAAATCCACCATCGGCCGCCTCCTCGCCGCCCGTATCGGCTGGAACTTCCTCGACCTCGACGCCCACCTCGAAGCCCGCACCAACGCCACCATCCCCCAGCTCTTCGAGCAGCAAGGCGAAGCCCGCTTCCGCCGCCTCGAGTCCACCGCCCTCGCCTCCGCCCTCGGCTACAGCAACATCGTCCTCGCCCTCGGCGGAGGAACCCCCGAGGACCTCACCAACCGCCTCCTCCTCGAGCAGACCCCCGCCACCTTCACCATCTTCCTTGACGCCCCCTTCCCCACCCTCTTCGACCGTTGCATGCTTCAGGACATCGCCCGCCCCGTCCTCGAAGACCCCGCCGCCGCTCAACTCCGCTTCGAGCGCCGCCACCCCCTCTACCGCCGAATGGCCGCACTCACCATCCCCACCGCCGACCAGACGCCCGCCCAGACCGTCGAAGCCCTCCTCCTCGCCTTGCCCCCATCGAAAGCACCTTCCAGCAGACTGTAA
- a CDS encoding RsmE family RNA methyltransferase — protein sequence MTRRRWIADTWTATTASLTGDQAVHLARVLRAEPGQIYDVVSDGFLHRAEITRASEDEVLFTLHEELASDANLPLHLLLAVFKFDHMEWAIEKATELGIAKITPILARRTEKHLAQSAAKRAERWRRIALEASKQSRRTDIPEIADPTPLKSALESEKSPTRILLSETEQTLTLTTALKAATSSQKETDTAIAIGPEGGWTPEEMTLFTHHQWQPVTLGPRILRAETAAIAAIAIASTHLI from the coding sequence ATGACCCGACGCCGCTGGATCGCCGACACCTGGACCGCCACCACCGCATCCCTCACCGGCGACCAGGCCGTCCACCTCGCCCGCGTCCTCCGCGCCGAACCCGGCCAGATCTACGATGTCGTCTCCGACGGCTTCCTCCACCGCGCCGAGATCACCCGCGCCTCCGAAGACGAAGTCCTCTTCACCCTCCACGAAGAGCTCGCGTCCGACGCCAACCTTCCCCTCCATCTCCTCCTCGCCGTCTTCAAGTTCGACCACATGGAGTGGGCCATCGAAAAAGCCACCGAACTAGGCATAGCGAAGATCACACCCATCCTCGCCCGCCGCACCGAAAAGCATCTCGCCCAATCCGCCGCCAAACGCGCCGAACGCTGGCGCCGCATAGCCCTCGAGGCCTCCAAGCAATCCCGCCGCACCGACATCCCCGAGATCGCCGATCCCACCCCACTAAAGTCCGCCCTGGAAAGCGAAAAATCCCCCACCCGCATCCTCCTAAGCGAAACCGAACAGACCCTCACCCTGACCACAGCCCTCAAAGCCGCAACCTCTTCGCAAAAAGAAACCGACACCGCCATAGCCATAGGCCCGGAAGGCGGCTGGACCCCCGAAGAGATGACCCTCTTCACCCACCATCAATGGCAGCCCGTAACCCTCGGCCCCCGCATCCTCCGCGCCGAAACCGCCGCTATCGCCGCCATCGCCATAGCCTCCACCCATCTCATCTGA
- a CDS encoding APC family permease has translation MEQRRQMGLAATLSVVTGESIALGIFLTPAAMARSLGSPLLLAAVWCGMGLITLCGALCYSELAINYPLTGGEYIYLRQGYGTRLAFLYGWMSAAVMDPGLAAALAVGAAPYVLSLFGLPPHTQIVIPALILIGLALLNYVGSRLSRRVMTTANLLKIGVLLCLVLWAWISGHATTSNLLPLTVRRTGSEPLFAAIAGATVSAFFSFGGWWEAGKIAGEVRNPRRNMPLAFTCGVLLVTAVYLLVSASFLMVVPLEKIVSNTAFVAQFGEALFGTTGGKVLSACVLLSVLGGLMALTMAAPRVYYAMAKDGAFFAPFGRLHPRFGTPANAVLLQTSLALLVLTFGAFNRILSFIIFSAVCFLALSVTTLFRMPQPVRRWWFPTAPIVFLLGCAVINLMILMHDPIPALVGLVIVLCGDPVRRLFFSKTSVEANPLPQQIPS, from the coding sequence ATGGAACAGCGCCGGCAGATGGGCCTAGCCGCAACCCTCTCCGTAGTTACAGGAGAGTCCATTGCGCTCGGCATCTTTCTCACTCCCGCAGCGATGGCAAGATCGCTGGGCTCGCCTCTCCTCCTCGCAGCCGTATGGTGCGGCATGGGCCTCATCACGCTATGCGGAGCACTCTGCTACTCAGAGCTGGCCATCAACTACCCCCTCACCGGCGGCGAATACATCTACCTCCGCCAGGGCTACGGCACCCGCCTCGCATTCCTCTACGGCTGGATGTCCGCCGCAGTCATGGACCCAGGCCTCGCCGCCGCTCTCGCCGTAGGCGCAGCCCCCTATGTCCTGTCCCTCTTCGGCCTCCCACCGCACACACAAATCGTCATCCCCGCGCTGATCCTCATCGGCCTCGCTCTCCTCAACTACGTAGGGTCTCGCCTCAGCCGCCGCGTCATGACCACAGCCAACCTCTTGAAGATCGGAGTCCTCCTATGCCTCGTGCTCTGGGCATGGATCTCCGGACACGCCACCACCTCAAACCTCCTGCCCCTCACCGTACGCCGCACCGGCTCCGAGCCTCTCTTCGCCGCCATCGCCGGAGCCACCGTCAGCGCCTTCTTCAGCTTCGGCGGATGGTGGGAGGCAGGCAAGATCGCCGGCGAAGTCCGCAACCCACGCCGCAACATGCCCCTCGCCTTCACCTGTGGAGTGCTCCTCGTAACCGCTGTCTATCTCCTGGTCAGCGCCTCGTTCCTGATGGTCGTCCCGCTCGAAAAAATCGTCTCCAACACAGCCTTCGTCGCCCAGTTCGGCGAAGCACTCTTCGGCACCACCGGAGGCAAAGTCCTCTCCGCCTGCGTCCTGCTCTCCGTCCTCGGAGGACTCATGGCCCTCACCATGGCGGCCCCACGCGTCTACTACGCCATGGCAAAAGACGGCGCATTCTTCGCTCCATTCGGAAGGCTCCATCCGCGCTTCGGAACTCCCGCAAACGCCGTACTCCTGCAAACGAGCCTCGCGCTCCTGGTCCTTACCTTCGGAGCCTTCAACCGCATCCTCTCCTTCATCATCTTCTCCGCAGTCTGCTTTCTCGCTCTCTCAGTCACCACCCTCTTCCGCATGCCGCAGCCCGTGCGCCGATGGTGGTTCCCCACCGCGCCCATCGTCTTCCTCCTCGGCTGCGCCGTCATCAACCTGATGATCCTCATGCACGATCCCATCCCCGCACTCGTAGGCCTAGTCATCGTCCTCTGCGGCGACCCCGTCCGCCGTCTCTTTTTTTCAAAGACCAGCGTTGAAGCCAACCCACTTCCCCAACAAATTCCATCCTGA
- a CDS encoding methyltransferase family protein: MQKYFGPLTIVLLLGLIGTRVLLMRSKGIQAMNFGKIDKKDFLIPPFAFFYFYLVFAAAFNLPTISSQELFHSPIALWLGVLLCLAGLFLLLLSLISFGKSFRVGIDQAHPDQLVTTGIFAFSRNPIYVAFASVLLGQFLLFSNWILLVYLFAAIWLFHRQVLREEQYLRSHYGQQYSEYSNRVRRYL, translated from the coding sequence ATGCAAAAGTACTTCGGACCTCTGACCATCGTGCTGCTGCTGGGCCTGATAGGAACCCGCGTCTTGCTGATGAGAAGCAAAGGAATCCAGGCGATGAACTTCGGCAAGATCGACAAAAAGGACTTCCTGATTCCACCCTTTGCCTTTTTCTATTTCTACCTCGTGTTTGCCGCTGCATTCAATCTTCCGACGATAAGCAGCCAGGAACTCTTTCACTCCCCAATAGCCCTCTGGCTCGGGGTCCTACTCTGTCTCGCAGGATTGTTCCTCCTGCTCCTGAGTCTCATCTCCTTCGGGAAGAGCTTCCGCGTTGGCATCGACCAGGCCCACCCGGACCAACTCGTAACCACCGGCATATTTGCCTTCAGCCGCAACCCAATCTACGTGGCCTTTGCGTCGGTCCTGCTGGGCCAGTTCCTGCTCTTCTCAAACTGGATTCTCCTCGTCTATCTGTTTGCCGCCATCTGGCTATTCCACCGCCAGGTATTGCGTGAAGAGCAATACCTGAGAAGTCACTACGGCCAGCAGTACTCCGAATACTCCAATCGAGTGAGGCGGTATCTATAA
- a CDS encoding carboxymuconolactone decarboxylase family protein, producing the protein MPHIKLPEGFAGISSGFVYRPETAKPMRELAHVLLHEPSTLTPGERELIATYVSTQNDCYFCQTSHASAAAAHLANDWGLVEQVKQNYEQAPVSEKLKALLTIAGKVQQGGKHVTSEDVAKAREQGATDLEIHDTVLIAAAFCMFNRYVDGLATWQPEDPAMYAKMGQHLATEGYLAPSIKA; encoded by the coding sequence ATGCCCCACATCAAACTGCCCGAAGGCTTCGCAGGAATCAGCAGCGGCTTCGTCTATCGCCCCGAGACCGCCAAGCCCATGCGCGAGCTCGCCCACGTCCTCCTGCACGAGCCCAGCACGCTAACCCCCGGCGAGCGCGAACTAATCGCAACCTACGTCTCCACCCAAAACGACTGCTACTTCTGCCAGACCAGCCACGCCTCAGCCGCCGCCGCGCATCTCGCCAACGACTGGGGTCTCGTCGAACAGGTAAAACAAAACTACGAGCAAGCACCCGTCTCCGAAAAACTAAAAGCCCTGCTAACCATCGCAGGCAAGGTCCAACAAGGCGGCAAGCACGTCACCTCAGAAGACGTCGCAAAAGCCCGCGAGCAAGGCGCCACCGACCTCGAAATCCACGACACCGTCCTGATCGCCGCAGCCTTCTGCATGTTCAACCGCTACGTCGACGGCCTCGCCACCTGGCAACCCGAAGACCCCGCGATGTACGCCAAAATGGGCCAGCACCTCGCCACCGAAGGCTACCTGGCCCCCTCCATAAAAGCCTGA
- a CDS encoding ABC transporter permease produces MRSLLQDIRYALRQLFKSPGFAATAILSLACGIAATSAVFSVVWGVVMNPYPYAAPDRMVHFTLGGTTGNGYYPVQLTATQWQQLRQVPSIEDSALMNFKRFTITGSDLPEDVQGSQMTSNAFNFFGVPTLLGRAILPSDAIEGHDPQPVLVLGYKFWQRRFNGDPAIIGKTIQLDHQPYNVVGVAAKRFTWNDADVYLPLKTTTGPDAYEVEARLKPGVSHHLAEQQMQPLLTQFEKDSPRNFPPNPGPLTVIGLNDQFMKAIGPSLALLFGAVLLLLAIGCGNVSILLLARGVAREHEFAVRAAIGASRGRIVRQLLTEALLLSVTGAALGVLLAYKLLAGIIALLPEYSFPHEAAFAINLPVLAFSVVVSLLTGILFGLWPALRLSRPDVREAMQTGTRKVAGTVSGRALHNALIAGQIALTLLLLSAAGAAVQSFLKLAHTPLGYDPHNTMSIGLPIRDSYSTLPNRIAYVELLRNKIAEIPGVRMVAISANATPPNNGLNSPMELLGQPSSQDRTARFNFVSEGYFPLLKISLLQGRLWTEAENHNANAVAVINQTFARKYFPKGDAIGHSLQVGAIKNAPPEVTPQPSATGWIPIIGVIEDKLDDGLRNPVVPEVFLPYTLAMWGYTQFLVHTDGPPTAMIHTIGLQIASVDHDQQIGGQVRDLDHWISTQQEYAQGQLLSWLFAGFAVLALLLAAVGLYSVVSYTVSQRTNEFGIRMALGAPRGSVLELVVRSAITSVGTGVAIGILLTILLQKGLAHWAAATNQTFTPLLFAVAILASVVLIASGIPARRATQVEPMEALRYE; encoded by the coding sequence ATGAGATCTCTCCTTCAAGACATTCGTTACGCCCTCCGCCAACTCTTCAAGAGTCCCGGCTTCGCAGCCACCGCCATCCTTTCCCTCGCCTGCGGAATCGCAGCAACCTCAGCCGTCTTCAGCGTGGTCTGGGGAGTCGTGATGAATCCCTACCCCTACGCCGCACCCGACCGCATGGTTCACTTTACCCTCGGCGGCACCACAGGCAACGGCTACTATCCCGTCCAGCTAACCGCCACCCAATGGCAACAACTCCGCCAGGTCCCATCCATCGAGGACTCGGCCCTGATGAACTTCAAACGCTTCACCATCACCGGAAGCGACCTGCCCGAAGACGTGCAGGGCAGCCAGATGACGTCCAACGCCTTCAACTTCTTCGGCGTGCCCACCCTGCTCGGCCGAGCAATTCTGCCATCGGACGCAATCGAAGGTCACGACCCGCAACCCGTCCTCGTCCTCGGCTACAAGTTCTGGCAGCGCCGCTTCAACGGCGACCCCGCCATCATCGGCAAGACCATCCAACTGGATCACCAGCCGTACAACGTAGTAGGCGTCGCCGCAAAGCGATTCACCTGGAATGACGCAGACGTCTATCTCCCCCTGAAGACCACCACAGGCCCCGACGCCTACGAGGTAGAGGCCCGCCTCAAGCCCGGAGTCAGCCACCACCTCGCCGAACAGCAGATGCAACCGCTCCTCACCCAGTTTGAAAAGGACTCTCCGCGAAACTTCCCACCCAACCCTGGACCGTTGACCGTCATCGGCCTCAACGATCAGTTCATGAAAGCGATCGGCCCCTCCCTCGCCCTCCTCTTCGGTGCCGTGCTCCTGCTCCTCGCCATCGGCTGCGGCAACGTGTCGATCCTTCTCCTCGCCCGCGGTGTGGCGCGCGAGCATGAGTTTGCCGTCCGCGCCGCCATCGGTGCCTCGCGGGGGCGCATCGTCCGCCAGCTCCTCACCGAAGCCCTCCTCCTCTCCGTCACCGGCGCCGCGCTGGGAGTGCTCCTCGCCTACAAGCTGCTCGCCGGCATCATCGCGCTCCTGCCCGAATACTCCTTCCCCCACGAGGCCGCCTTCGCCATCAACCTCCCCGTCCTGGCGTTCTCTGTCGTGGTCTCTCTGCTTACCGGCATCCTCTTCGGCCTCTGGCCTGCGCTGCGTCTCTCGCGCCCCGATGTTCGCGAGGCCATGCAGACCGGCACCCGCAAGGTCGCCGGCACCGTCAGCGGCCGGGCCCTCCACAACGCACTCATCGCCGGCCAGATCGCACTCACGCTCCTGCTCCTCTCCGCCGCCGGCGCAGCCGTTCAAAGCTTCCTCAAGCTCGCCCACACGCCTCTCGGATACGACCCGCACAACACCATGTCCATCGGTCTGCCCATTCGCGACTCCTACTCCACCCTCCCCAATCGCATCGCCTACGTCGAACTCCTCCGCAACAAGATCGCCGAGATCCCCGGCGTTCGCATGGTAGCCATCTCCGCCAACGCCACGCCGCCAAACAACGGCCTCAACTCGCCGATGGAGCTCCTCGGCCAACCCTCCTCCCAGGACCGCACCGCGCGGTTCAACTTTGTCAGCGAGGGATACTTTCCGCTGCTCAAAATCTCCCTCCTCCAGGGCCGCCTCTGGACCGAAGCCGAGAACCATAACGCAAACGCGGTCGCAGTCATCAACCAAACCTTCGCCCGCAAGTACTTCCCGAAGGGCGATGCCATCGGCCACTCCCTCCAGGTGGGGGCTATCAAAAACGCGCCTCCAGAGGTGACCCCTCAACCGAGTGCAACAGGGTGGATCCCAATCATCGGGGTGATCGAAGACAAGCTCGATGACGGCCTGCGCAATCCAGTCGTCCCCGAGGTCTTCCTCCCATACACACTCGCCATGTGGGGTTATACCCAGTTTCTGGTACACACCGATGGCCCACCCACCGCAATGATCCACACCATCGGTCTGCAGATCGCCTCAGTCGATCACGATCAGCAGATCGGCGGACAGGTCCGCGACCTCGACCACTGGATCAGCACCCAGCAGGAGTACGCCCAGGGCCAGCTCCTCTCCTGGCTCTTCGCCGGATTCGCCGTGCTCGCTCTCCTTCTCGCAGCGGTCGGCCTCTACAGCGTCGTCTCCTACACCGTCTCTCAGCGCACCAACGAGTTCGGCATCCGCATGGCCCTCGGCGCCCCCCGCGGCAGCGTACTCGAGTTAGTCGTGCGCTCAGCCATCACCAGCGTCGGCACCGGCGTTGCGATTGGAATCCTGCTCACCATCCTGCTGCAAAAAGGTCTGGCGCACTGGGCAGCGGCGACCAATCAGACGTTCACTCCTCTGCTCTTCGCGGTAGCCATCCTCGCATCCGTAGTCCTCATCGCCAGCGGAATCCCCGCCCGCCGCGCCACCCAAGTAGAACCAATGGAAGCCCTCCGCTACGAGTAA
- a CDS encoding AI-2E family transporter, which produces MGCDTVPSHHREDSPNPRLRLRTPGPERLSAHYLHLNVSTHRRTRLTNPIPDDLTPYEKKTRAQVRGNILFFFVVILLLALAWTLQKELLILYVSALFAVVLMPAVTRIRELKIRNYQPSRGVAIVLLIAAVALVLAVFFTTGLPPVLSDLRNFSAELPHRIPEVVARIKKLPLADKFGIDSLAQRAAGAFDATASYLFTSLPLWLSHLFDILTAAFLCIYFMLEGEHAYHFFLSLFPGAERHRLNNTLKKAERKISKWLVGQGLLMLILGVSSTIVFGLLHVRYFLLLGFLMGLFNLIPIAGGVITIVIAAGVAALDSWTKMGGVLIFYAVYINLENAVLTPRIMRSSVNLMGLTVLVALLLGTALAGIVGALVSVPTAALITVLLEEYAVQKD; this is translated from the coding sequence GTGGGATGCGATACCGTCCCATCACACCACCGTGAAGACAGCCCAAACCCCAGACTCAGACTCCGCACTCCCGGACCTGAGCGATTAAGCGCACACTATCTGCATCTCAACGTCAGCACCCACAGGAGAACCCGGCTGACCAACCCCATCCCAGACGACCTCACCCCCTACGAGAAAAAAACCCGCGCCCAGGTCCGCGGCAACATCCTCTTCTTCTTCGTCGTTATCCTTCTGCTCGCCCTCGCCTGGACCCTCCAGAAAGAGCTGCTGATCCTCTACGTCAGCGCTCTCTTCGCCGTCGTCCTCATGCCCGCAGTCACGCGCATCCGCGAGCTGAAGATCCGCAACTACCAGCCCTCCCGCGGCGTCGCCATCGTCCTTCTCATCGCAGCCGTCGCCCTCGTCCTCGCCGTCTTCTTCACCACCGGCTTGCCTCCCGTCCTCAGCGACCTCCGCAACTTCTCCGCCGAACTCCCCCACCGCATCCCCGAGGTCGTCGCCCGCATCAAGAAGCTCCCCCTCGCCGACAAATTCGGCATCGACTCCCTCGCCCAGCGCGCCGCCGGAGCCTTCGACGCCACCGCCAGCTATCTCTTCACCTCACTCCCCCTCTGGCTCTCCCACCTCTTCGACATCCTCACCGCCGCCTTCCTCTGCATCTACTTCATGCTCGAAGGCGAGCACGCCTACCACTTCTTCCTCTCCCTCTTCCCCGGCGCCGAACGCCACCGCCTCAACAACACCCTCAAAAAGGCCGAGCGCAAGATCAGCAAGTGGCTCGTCGGCCAGGGGCTCCTCATGCTCATCCTCGGAGTCTCCAGCACCATCGTCTTCGGCCTCCTTCACGTCCGATACTTCCTCCTCCTCGGCTTCCTCATGGGCCTCTTCAACCTCATCCCCATCGCCGGCGGAGTCATCACCATCGTCATCGCCGCTGGAGTCGCCGCGCTCGACTCCTGGACCAAGATGGGAGGCGTCCTCATCTTCTACGCCGTCTACATCAATCTCGAAAACGCCGTCCTCACCCCCCGCATCATGCGTTCCAGCGTCAACCTCATGGGCCTCACCGTCCTCGTAGCCCTTCTCCTCGGAACCGCCCTCGCCGGCATCGTCGGCGCCCTCGTCTCGGTCCCCACCGCCGCCCTCATCACCGTCCTTCTGGAGGAGTACGCCGTCCAAAAGGACTGA
- a CDS encoding RNA polymerase sigma factor — MTQPTLPTPGVFKRNPPIAGEAEAIEAAKNGDAEAFSKLYALHKRRVYTLCLRMLGNVSEAEDMTQEAFLHLFRKIGSFRGESAFSTWLHRLTVNLVLMHLRKKGLNLVSLEETINPSEEDAPKRDFGSRDLALTGSVDRVALERAVASLPPGYRMVFVLHDVEGFEHNEIATMLECSTGNSKSQLHKARLKLRELLRQPQPAAQPNGLKEVAV, encoded by the coding sequence ATGACCCAACCAACACTACCCACTCCTGGCGTCTTCAAACGCAATCCACCCATCGCGGGCGAAGCCGAAGCCATCGAAGCCGCGAAGAACGGCGACGCAGAAGCCTTCTCCAAGCTCTACGCCCTGCACAAACGCCGCGTCTACACCCTTTGCCTCCGCATGCTCGGCAACGTCTCAGAGGCCGAAGACATGACCCAGGAGGCCTTCCTGCATCTCTTCCGCAAGATCGGCAGCTTCCGCGGAGAGTCCGCCTTCTCCACCTGGCTCCACAGGCTTACCGTAAACTTGGTGCTCATGCACCTCCGCAAGAAAGGCCTCAACCTGGTCTCGCTCGAAGAGACCATCAACCCTTCGGAAGAAGACGCACCCAAGCGCGACTTCGGCAGTCGAGACCTGGCCCTCACCGGCTCGGTCGACCGCGTAGCCCTCGAGCGCGCCGTAGCCTCCCTGCCCCCCGGCTATCGCATGGTCTTCGTCCTTCACGATGTCGAAGGCTTCGAACACAACGAGATCGCCACCATGCTCGAGTGCTCCACCGGAAACAGCAAGTCGCAGCTCCACAAGGCCCGCCTCAAACTTCGCGAACTCCTCCGCCAGCCTCAACCAGCTGCCCAGCCAAACGGCCTCAAGGAGGTAGCGGTATGA
- a CDS encoding carboxymuconolactone decarboxylase family protein has product MAHIQLPEGLPGIRGAMAFRPATARPLNDLVEILLHAPNSLTPAERELIATYVSSENDCYYCQTIHGAVAAASLNGDEALVKQVKHDFHNAAISEKLKALLVIAGKVQRGGKHVTTEDVAAARTHGATDIEIHDTVLIAAAFCMFNRYVDGLATTQPRDEAMYRERGKWIARDGYVNVSKEYLPAEAAR; this is encoded by the coding sequence ATGGCACACATCCAACTTCCCGAAGGTCTCCCCGGCATCCGCGGCGCAATGGCCTTCCGTCCCGCAACCGCAAGGCCGCTCAACGATCTCGTAGAGATCCTCCTCCACGCCCCCAACTCCCTCACCCCGGCAGAGCGCGAGCTGATCGCAACCTACGTCTCCTCCGAAAACGACTGCTACTACTGTCAAACCATTCACGGAGCCGTCGCCGCCGCCAGCCTCAACGGAGACGAAGCACTCGTCAAACAGGTGAAGCACGACTTCCACAACGCCGCCATCTCCGAAAAACTAAAAGCCCTCCTCGTCATCGCCGGCAAGGTCCAGCGCGGCGGCAAGCACGTCACCACCGAAGACGTAGCCGCCGCCCGCACCCACGGCGCAACCGACATCGAGATCCACGACACCGTCCTGATCGCCGCCGCCTTCTGCATGTTCAATCGCTACGTCGACGGACTCGCAACCACCCAGCCCCGCGACGAAGCCATGTATCGCGAGCGCGGCAAGTGGATCGCACGCGACGGATACGTCAACGTCAGCAAAGAATATCTACCAGCCGAAGCCGCACGCTAA